In a single window of the Chondrocystis sp. NIES-4102 genome:
- a CDS encoding putative group 1 glycosyl transferase has protein sequence MIRKILIATTIPGTIEDFLLPFVRYFRNLGWQVDGMALDITQDAVCVAEFDHVWDVEWSRNPLDPNNLVVAVPVIQKIVTQGNYDLVHVHTPVAAFVTRYAINKLKNQPKPQVIYTAHGFHFHKQGNFITNLIFLTLEKLAGGWTDYLITINREDEIAAKKYRLLPGDRIFYTPGIGLDIQEYDLNQVSESEVMAVRQELGLTPEDKLLLCIAEFTPNKRHRDQLIALKKLQRPDVHLAFAGDGQIRSQIEQLTLKLGLEKQVHFLGFRPDIPVLICASLATLLTSQREGLPRSIMEAFCAATPVIGTKIRGIQDLVADDCGLLVEVGDTDGLAQAIKQVLDNPQKTAQMGENGRQKIKSYSVDRIIELYTNIYNQALVNHE, from the coding sequence ATGATCAGAAAAATATTAATCGCCACAACTATTCCTGGCACTATTGAGGATTTTCTCTTGCCTTTTGTTCGCTATTTCCGTAATCTGGGTTGGCAAGTGGACGGTATGGCTTTAGATATTACTCAAGATGCTGTTTGCGTTGCTGAATTTGATCATGTTTGGGATGTGGAGTGGTCACGTAACCCTCTTGATCCTAACAACTTGGTTGTGGCTGTGCCTGTAATTCAAAAGATAGTTACCCAGGGAAATTATGATTTAGTTCATGTTCATACCCCCGTAGCTGCCTTTGTTACCAGATATGCGATTAATAAGTTAAAAAATCAGCCCAAACCCCAGGTTATCTATACCGCCCATGGGTTTCATTTCCATAAGCAAGGTAATTTTATAACTAATCTCATTTTCCTTACTTTAGAAAAGTTAGCGGGCGGTTGGACTGATTATCTGATTACTATTAATCGTGAAGATGAAATTGCTGCTAAAAAATATCGTCTTTTACCTGGCGATCGCATTTTTTACACTCCTGGAATTGGTCTAGATATCCAAGAGTATGATCTCAATCAAGTTTCTGAGTCTGAGGTTATGGCTGTCCGTCAAGAGTTAGGATTAACCCCTGAAGATAAATTATTACTCTGCATAGCCGAATTTACCCCAAATAAACGTCATCGAGATCAATTAATAGCTTTAAAAAAATTACAGCGACCTGATGTACACTTGGCTTTTGCTGGTGATGGTCAGATTCGATCTCAAATTGAACAACTAACTCTTAAACTAGGGTTAGAAAAACAAGTTCATTTTTTGGGTTTTCGTCCAGATATTCCTGTTTTGATTTGTGCCAGTCTAGCAACTCTTTTGACTTCCCAACGTGAAGGATTACCCCGTAGCATTATGGAAGCTTTTTGTGCTGCGACTCCAGTGATTGGGACAAAAATTAGAGGTATTCAAGACTTAGTAGCTGATGACTGTGGTTTATTAGTAGAAGTTGGAGATACGGATGGTTTAGCGCAAGCAATCAAACAAGTACTAGATAATCCCCAAAAAACTGCCCAAATGGGAGAAAATGGTCGTCAAAAAATAAAAAGTTATAGTGTAGATAGAATTATTGAACTATACACCAATATATATAATCAAGCTTTGGTAAATCATGAGTAA